A region of Domibacillus sp. DTU_2020_1001157_1_SI_ALB_TIR_016 DNA encodes the following proteins:
- a CDS encoding prolyl oligopeptidase family serine peptidase, with protein MLKDIKKTAKITLLCTLAAGTTFSFNSGVMAKEVKAQPASYQTVTEIEDWGPAITKVIVDLGRPVPVHSVTADTFNVHVQRNDSRLANPFLEEGYRKVTKAYVADKHGNPAVQTGKYAVLEMEIGPTVTLGSPMNFDMGTFLNDWNESDYTITQQKDILTPAGKVSGLVADTFTGGVRELVDDFGTGEATYDDVTLTYADYAPAEDNKKNPLIIWLHGMGEGGTDPTIPISGNKAANFASEEIQSYFDGAYVLAPQTPTFWMDGFTGFGDGTSKYEEALMSLIKDYVAKNKDIDPERILIGGDSNGGYMTMLMIRDYPEYFAAAFPTCEALKDTLISDEDIQSMKDLPIWFVAAETDTTVPVNEYVVPTYNRLTEAGATDVHLSLFDKVVDTSGLYKKADGTPYEYDGHWSWIPVYNNEVSKTIDGKTVTLMEWLADKSLDK; from the coding sequence ATGTTAAAGGATATCAAGAAGACAGCGAAAATAACATTGTTATGTACTTTGGCGGCGGGTACCACCTTCTCGTTCAATTCAGGGGTGATGGCCAAGGAAGTCAAGGCACAGCCGGCATCCTACCAGACTGTTACTGAAATTGAAGACTGGGGACCAGCAATTACCAAGGTGATTGTCGATTTAGGCAGGCCGGTGCCTGTACATTCTGTAACGGCAGATACGTTTAATGTCCATGTACAAAGAAACGACAGCCGGCTGGCCAATCCTTTTTTGGAGGAAGGGTACCGCAAAGTAACGAAAGCCTATGTTGCAGACAAGCATGGAAACCCTGCGGTCCAAACAGGTAAATATGCAGTACTAGAAATGGAAATTGGCCCGACTGTAACATTGGGGTCACCAATGAACTTTGATATGGGAACTTTTTTAAATGACTGGAATGAGAGCGATTACACGATCACCCAGCAGAAGGACATCCTCACGCCGGCAGGGAAGGTTTCTGGATTAGTTGCGGATACCTTTACTGGTGGAGTAAGGGAATTGGTTGATGATTTTGGCACCGGAGAAGCGACTTACGATGATGTAACGTTAACTTATGCCGATTATGCACCAGCGGAGGACAATAAAAAGAATCCATTAATTATCTGGCTTCACGGCATGGGCGAGGGCGGAACAGATCCAACCATCCCGATTTCTGGTAATAAGGCAGCCAATTTTGCTTCTGAAGAGATTCAATCCTATTTTGACGGTGCCTATGTGCTAGCTCCGCAGACCCCGACCTTCTGGATGGACGGATTTACGGGATTTGGAGATGGGACATCAAAATATGAAGAAGCGCTTATGTCACTGATAAAAGACTATGTGGCAAAGAATAAAGACATTGATCCTGAACGGATTCTTATTGGCGGAGATTCAAACGGGGGTTATATGACCATGCTGATGATCCGTGATTATCCCGAATACTTTGCGGCTGCATTCCCGACTTGCGAAGCTTTAAAGGATACCCTAATTTCAGATGAAGACATTCAGAGTATGAAGGACCTCCCAATATGGTTCGTTGCAGCTGAAACAGATACTACTGTACCTGTTAATGAGTATGTTGTTCCAACGTACAACCGACTGACCGAGGCAGGAGCAACAGATGTTCATCTGTCCTTGTTCGACAAAGTGGTTGATACTTCAGGCCTGTATAAAAAAGCAGACGGAACACCATATGAATACGACGGCCACTGGTCTTGGATCCCTGTATATAACAATGAAGTTTCAAAGACAATTGATGGGAAAACCGTCACGCTGATGGAATGGCTGGCTGATAAATCATTGGATAAGTAA
- a CDS encoding PTS glucitol/sorbitol transporter subunit IIA translates to MSIQESVQLKTIYQSTVTELGADVEMFAEEKMIILFNESAPKDLRDIAVSHTVVSLEGTIEAGDILSFDDQSYEITFVGGKVNETVSELGHCTIAFNGADHADLPGTMCVEEKAMPNINVSTKLSIIKK, encoded by the coding sequence ATGAGTATTCAAGAGAGTGTACAACTGAAAACAATCTATCAGTCAACCGTTACAGAGCTTGGTGCAGATGTGGAAATGTTTGCAGAAGAAAAGATGATCATTCTTTTTAATGAAAGTGCGCCAAAGGATTTGCGCGACATCGCCGTGAGCCATACGGTGGTTTCATTAGAAGGCACTATTGAAGCTGGCGACATCCTCTCATTTGACGACCAGTCTTATGAAATCACGTTTGTCGGCGGTAAAGTAAATGAGACAGTGAGTGAGCTTGGCCACTGCACGATCGCATTTAACGGAGCAGACCATGCGGATCTGCCGGGAACAATGTGTGTAGAAGAAAAAGCGATGCCTAACATCAACGTATCCACAAAATTATCGATCATTAAAAAATAA
- a CDS encoding class I SAM-dependent methyltransferase: MLSKEMTANHFEMNTSKYTISKVYADKEDLKTLYEMVNGNKNEQLLDIGTGSVDVANTLAPLFEKVTAFIPTTKMLDTGKRFTNSSGYQNITFIKGEVSMLPFTSNKFDAVTSRMAPHHFRHIEKLVSETARVLKEGGMFYLIDSVVSELNEYDAFYNYIEKKRDPSHYRAYKKTEWISLLERNGFQIEFLLTFKKEFLFDEWCDRMNLTLKEKRDLNRLMIVAPDHLIKFFSIVIESSEVQSFQGETMFLAVRKEREILV; encoded by the coding sequence ATGCTTAGTAAAGAAATGACAGCAAATCATTTTGAAATGAATACAAGCAAATACACAATAAGCAAGGTATATGCAGATAAGGAAGATCTCAAAACTCTTTATGAGATGGTGAACGGAAATAAAAATGAGCAACTTCTTGATATTGGTACTGGCAGTGTAGATGTAGCAAACACACTAGCACCTCTATTTGAAAAGGTCACTGCTTTTATCCCGACAACCAAGATGTTGGACACTGGGAAGCGATTTACCAACTCTAGTGGATATCAAAATATTACTTTTATAAAAGGTGAGGTTTCAATGCTGCCTTTTACATCAAATAAATTTGATGCTGTAACGTCCAGAATGGCTCCTCACCATTTTCGACATATTGAAAAGCTTGTGAGTGAAACTGCTCGAGTCCTAAAAGAAGGTGGCATGTTTTACTTAATTGACAGTGTAGTCTCCGAGTTAAATGAATATGATGCTTTTTATAATTATATAGAGAAAAAAAGGGATCCCAGTCACTACCGTGCATATAAAAAAACAGAGTGGATTTCATTATTGGAGCGAAATGGATTCCAAATCGAATTTCTACTTACTTTTAAAAAAGAATTTTTGTTTGATGAATGGTGTGACAGGATGAATCTTACTTTGAAAGAAAAGAGGGATTTGAACCGGCTAATGATTGTTGCACCAGATCATTTAATTAAGTTTTTTTCTATCGTAATTGAATCATCCGAAGTTCAATCTTTTCAGGGAGAGACCATGTTTTTGGCAGTACGAAAAGAAAGAGAAATATTAGTGTAG
- a CDS encoding PaaI family thioesterase, translating to MVKEHQNNPFRNLLNVKEINVADGAAEVRIDLFPDLFNFSGNVHGGVLASLIDISIGSAVRSTLYENQRSSTVELKINYIKPANGAFLLAKTSLLHRGTTLVVGTSEIFNDQNQLVAIGTATFFIKESAY from the coding sequence ATGGTAAAAGAACACCAAAATAACCCTTTCCGTAACCTTCTTAATGTAAAAGAAATTAATGTGGCAGATGGAGCTGCAGAAGTGAGAATTGATTTGTTTCCAGACCTATTCAACTTTTCAGGAAATGTTCACGGAGGAGTACTAGCTTCTCTTATAGATATTTCTATCGGAAGTGCTGTTCGATCAACATTATATGAAAATCAGCGGTCTTCAACAGTTGAACTGAAAATTAATTACATAAAGCCGGCAAATGGAGCATTTCTATTAGCAAAGACATCGTTATTGCATAGAGGAACAACCTTGGTTGTAGGAACATCTGAGATCTTTAATGATCAAAATCAATTGGTTGCAATAGGGACAGCGACTTTTTTCATTAAAGAATCTGCCTATTAA
- a CDS encoding prephenate dehydrogenase/arogenate dehydrogenase family protein → MRLGFIGFGEASFELSTGLKQEGVEMIFAHDVMLNHPAFGAQIKKRASQAQVEILAAPEDVLEKVEVVIVAVPADKAYGVSEELKPYLKKDCVYVDVSASTPKVKQNISKNIEGNGVLFVDAAMMGSLPVYKHKVPILASGSGAERLVSLMTPYGMDIKKVSSNPGEASAVKLIRSIHMKGVAALYLELLEAAHAFNVEKLVLDSLSETMDGNSFEQTMNRLVTGTSIHALRRSIELDGSIQMLEASDIDSSMSKAAKDKLQHLADVNLREKFKGQKPEHWLDVIKACKEENAAINS, encoded by the coding sequence ATGAGATTGGGTTTTATTGGATTTGGGGAGGCATCTTTTGAATTATCAACGGGGCTAAAACAAGAAGGGGTAGAAATGATTTTTGCCCATGATGTGATGCTAAATCATCCTGCCTTTGGCGCACAAATAAAGAAACGGGCCAGTCAAGCTCAGGTTGAAATTCTTGCTGCACCGGAAGATGTGCTAGAAAAAGTTGAAGTCGTTATTGTAGCGGTACCCGCGGATAAAGCTTACGGAGTGAGCGAAGAACTGAAGCCATACTTAAAGAAAGACTGTGTTTATGTTGATGTATCGGCTTCCACTCCTAAAGTGAAACAAAACATTTCAAAAAATATTGAGGGAAATGGCGTACTTTTTGTAGATGCAGCGATGATGGGTTCCCTGCCGGTCTATAAACATAAAGTTCCCATCCTGGCAAGTGGCAGCGGAGCAGAACGACTTGTTTCTTTGATGACACCATATGGAATGGATATCAAAAAAGTCAGCAGCAATCCTGGCGAAGCTTCCGCGGTGAAACTAATCCGGAGTATTCATATGAAGGGGGTAGCGGCACTTTACTTGGAATTGTTGGAGGCTGCTCATGCATTTAATGTGGAAAAACTGGTGTTAGATTCATTAAGCGAGACCATGGATGGCAATAGTTTTGAACAAACCATGAATCGGCTGGTAACTGGAACTTCCATTCATGCATTAAGAAGATCCATCGAGCTCGATGGATCCATTCAAATGCTGGAGGCTTCCGATATTGATTCATCCATGTCTAAAGCAGCAAAAGACAAGCTTCAACACCTAGCCGATGTTAACTTGAGAGAAAAATTTAAAGGACAAAAGCCAGAGCATTGGTTGGACGTCATTAAAGCTTGTAAAGAAGAAAACGCAGCAATTAACAGCTAA
- a CDS encoding AraC family transcriptional regulator codes for MEYSYELIKLHKNLPLKIIIHTSDNQAFISRHWHDSVEISYVLSGKIDNIYIDGKEYESGEGDIVVINSNAIHSFSVNRGQNRKAVTLLIPNEFLKAIFPDSDQVEFDCISIGEQARQKKRQFDELRKNLNAIINAYREFEKNSLAYIKVTSLTYELVYLLLKHFKIKKKSNSRIEARKYTERLAMITNFIQENYKHNLSLDILSSQFNLSPEYLSRFFMRYTGMTVLNYINAIRLEKSFPELMNTDHPIIQIALNHGFPNEKSYNRVFKAAYNITAYQYRKEQKRNRS; via the coding sequence ATGGAATACAGCTATGAATTGATTAAACTACATAAGAATTTGCCCCTGAAAATTATTATCCATACTTCAGATAATCAGGCATTCATCTCGAGACATTGGCATGATAGTGTTGAAATCTCTTATGTTCTTTCCGGAAAGATTGACAATATCTATATTGATGGGAAAGAGTATGAATCGGGGGAAGGTGATATTGTTGTCATTAACTCAAATGCTATTCATTCCTTCTCGGTTAATAGAGGCCAGAATCGAAAAGCAGTTACGCTCTTGATCCCCAATGAATTTTTAAAGGCTATTTTTCCTGACAGTGATCAAGTAGAATTTGACTGTATATCGATTGGCGAACAGGCTCGCCAAAAAAAGAGACAGTTTGATGAGCTGCGCAAGAATTTAAATGCCATCATTAATGCCTATCGTGAATTTGAAAAAAACTCTTTAGCCTACATAAAAGTAACAAGCTTAACCTATGAATTAGTCTATCTCTTGTTAAAACATTTTAAGATAAAGAAAAAGAGCAATAGCAGGATCGAAGCCAGGAAGTATACCGAACGGCTGGCCATGATTACAAATTTTATTCAAGAAAACTATAAGCATAATTTATCCCTGGATATTCTATCAAGCCAATTCAATTTATCACCAGAGTATCTCTCGCGTTTTTTCATGAGATATACAGGGATGACGGTACTGAATTACATAAATGCAATCCGCCTGGAAAAATCATTTCCTGAATTGATGAATACTGATCACCCTATTATCCAGATTGCCTTAAATCACGGGTTTCCGAATGAAAAGTCATATAACCGTGTCTTTAAAGCTGCTTATAACATAACAGCCTATCAATACCGAAAAGAACAAAAGCGTAATCGAAGCTGA
- a CDS encoding citrate:proton symporter, with translation MLAFLGFAMIVVFMYLIMSKRMSAFNALTIVPVVFALIGGFTDLGPMMLAGLEKIAPTAIMIIFAILYFGVLIDTGFFDPLVAKILKIVGGDPLKIVLGTAVLSLIVALDGDGTITYLIVVTAFLPLYEKLGMNKLILACIPALAMGVMNLTPWGGPAVQAAAAVNVDILEMLVPIIPSMIAGGVWVLVVAFFLGRRERKRLGVTHIDLDLSGEIAATLDTGMDASIKRPKLFWFNLVLTLLVMAALLTGFLPLQALFMLGFAIVMIVNYPNLQDQKDRLHAHAGNILTVVSMIFAAGVFSGIIEGTGIVAAMADILIAIIPDALGPRLTVIVAILSMPFTFFMANAPFYFGIIPIMSETAAHFGIQPIEIGQASLLGQPLHLLSPLQGSIYVLVGLLGIDIGDHIRFSAKYALGTAVVMTVVGVLIGVLSI, from the coding sequence ATGCTAGCATTTTTGGGATTTGCCATGATTGTGGTTTTTATGTATTTGATAATGAGCAAGCGTATGTCAGCGTTCAACGCATTGACCATTGTTCCAGTCGTTTTTGCGCTAATTGGTGGTTTTACTGATTTAGGACCAATGATGTTGGCGGGGCTCGAGAAAATTGCGCCAACTGCTATTATGATTATTTTTGCCATCCTTTACTTTGGCGTATTGATAGACACTGGATTTTTTGATCCGCTCGTAGCGAAAATTTTAAAAATAGTGGGTGGCGACCCACTAAAAATTGTACTTGGTACTGCGGTTTTATCATTGATCGTTGCTCTGGATGGTGACGGTACAATTACGTACCTTATTGTAGTAACAGCATTTCTTCCATTGTATGAAAAATTAGGTATGAACAAACTTATTTTGGCCTGTATTCCCGCATTAGCTATGGGGGTAATGAATTTGACACCATGGGGAGGGCCAGCTGTTCAAGCCGCTGCAGCAGTAAATGTAGATATACTAGAAATGCTTGTGCCAATCATCCCTTCTATGATTGCAGGCGGAGTATGGGTTTTAGTAGTTGCGTTTTTTCTCGGACGGCGTGAACGCAAGCGGTTAGGGGTTACCCACATTGACTTAGATTTAAGTGGAGAAATTGCCGCTACCCTTGATACAGGAATGGATGCATCCATAAAGCGTCCTAAATTATTTTGGTTTAACCTGGTTTTAACCCTCTTAGTAATGGCAGCTTTACTTACGGGCTTCTTACCATTACAGGCTTTATTTATGCTTGGATTTGCGATAGTTATGATTGTTAATTATCCTAACCTGCAAGACCAAAAGGACCGTTTGCATGCACATGCAGGTAACATATTAACTGTTGTCTCCATGATATTTGCAGCAGGTGTATTTTCGGGGATTATAGAGGGAACTGGAATCGTTGCAGCTATGGCAGATATTCTAATCGCCATAATTCCAGATGCACTTGGACCTCGATTAACAGTCATTGTTGCCATTCTAAGTATGCCATTCACGTTTTTTATGGCGAATGCTCCGTTTTATTTTGGGATTATTCCGATCATGTCGGAGACTGCTGCCCACTTTGGCATTCAACCAATAGAGATCGGACAAGCTTCTCTTTTGGGACAGCCTTTACACTTGTTAAGCCCGCTTCAAGGGTCTATTTACGTACTAGTAGGGCTGCTTGGTATTGATATAGGTGACCATATTCGTTTTTCAGCCAAATATGCGTTAGGGACAGCAGTGGTTATGACGGTTGTCGGTGTTTTAATCGGCGTATTATCTATTTAA
- a CDS encoding DNA topoisomerase, with the protein MSKDEHVAAVLNSKEGRTSPPKPFTEGGLINLMKTAGKMVDDEADSEILKEVEGIGTEATRSGIIETIKKNGYLDVKKNIVFSTKKAEILCEAIQGTLLSSPSMTAKWESYLRKIGEGSGSSDTFIQNIKKFVQNLIETMPEKMDSSTIQKAVQQQQDSRMRILFCLESLKKQRKDD; encoded by the coding sequence ATTTCTAAAGATGAACATGTAGCAGCAGTCCTAAACAGCAAAGAAGGGCGCACAAGTCCTCCCAAGCCGTTTACGGAAGGCGGTCTAATCAACCTCATGAAAACGGCTGGAAAAATGGTCGATGATGAAGCGGATAGTGAGATTTTAAAAGAAGTAGAGGGGATCGGCACTGAAGCAACCCGGTCTGGCATTATCGAAACGATTAAAAAGAACGGCTATCTTGATGTTAAGAAAAACATTGTATTTAGCACAAAAAAAGCCGAAATTCTTTGTGAAGCGATTCAAGGGACTTTGTTATCCAGTCCTTCTATGACCGCAAAATGGGAATCCTATTTAAGAAAGATCGGGGAAGGCTCTGGTTCATCCGATACTTTTATCCAGAACATTAAAAAATTCGTGCAGAATTTGATTGAAACGATGCCCGAAAAAATGGATAGCTCGACGATTCAAAAGGCTGTACAACAGCAACAAGACTCCAGAATGAGGATATTGTTTTGCTTAGAAAGCCTGAAAAAGCAGAGAAAAGATGATTGA